In one window of Niallia sp. Man26 DNA:
- a CDS encoding nitronate monooxygenase, with protein MMNNNRVCKILGIKYPIVQAAMNWITNANMVAAVSNAGGMGVLGPNAGPKKDGARQINKEERIRNEIRKIKSLTDKPFAVNIILPEEGMDDNGFYVRTTLHVAFDEGVKYFVTVGNVNRQVFKEIKNQGGVIIHRELTPTTEAARIAEEAGADIIIATGYDEGGVIPQQAIGTFSIVPTIVDSVDIPVIATGGINDIRGVRAAFALGAVGVYVGTRFIVSNECPASDTTKQQIIHSKGTDLLSVSANQRSIPNEAAQEYENLYKNGLPSDLVNKKISEDGGIRTGMLEGKMDAGIVSVNTAIDLIKDVKTCEDIVKELMADFIK; from the coding sequence ATGATGAATAACAATAGAGTATGTAAGATACTCGGTATAAAATATCCTATCGTGCAAGCTGCCATGAACTGGATTACAAACGCAAACATGGTTGCTGCTGTTTCGAATGCAGGAGGAATGGGAGTATTAGGTCCCAACGCTGGACCAAAGAAAGATGGAGCTAGACAAATTAACAAGGAGGAAAGAATCCGTAATGAAATACGAAAAATTAAATCACTAACGGATAAACCATTTGCGGTAAATATTATCCTACCTGAAGAAGGAATGGACGATAACGGATTTTATGTTCGAACTACTCTCCATGTAGCTTTTGATGAGGGTGTTAAATATTTTGTAACAGTTGGAAATGTAAATCGTCAAGTATTTAAAGAGATCAAGAATCAAGGAGGTGTAATAATCCATCGTGAATTAACTCCTACAACTGAAGCTGCAAGAATTGCCGAAGAAGCAGGCGCTGATATCATTATAGCTACAGGTTATGATGAAGGTGGTGTTATTCCGCAACAAGCAATTGGAACATTTTCCATTGTTCCAACTATTGTAGATTCAGTTGATATACCCGTAATTGCTACAGGTGGAATTAATGATATCCGTGGTGTGAGAGCAGCTTTTGCTCTTGGAGCTGTAGGCGTTTATGTGGGTACTCGATTTATTGTTTCCAATGAATGCCCTGCTTCAGATACAACAAAGCAACAAATTATTCATTCAAAAGGTACTGACCTTCTTTCAGTTTCTGCCAACCAACGTTCCATACCTAATGAAGCAGCTCAAGAATACGAGAATTTGTACAAAAATGGGTTACCTTCTGATCTAGTGAATAAAAAAATAAGTGAAGACGGTGGCATTCGCACTGGAATGCTAGAAGGGAAAATGGATGCGGGGATTGTTTCTGTAAATACCGCTATTGATCTCATTAAGGATGTAAAGACATGCGAAGATATAGTCAAGGAATTAATGGCTGACTTTATTAAGTAA
- a CDS encoding MerR family DNA-binding transcriptional regulator → MNEHFSIGETAKLNNISIQTLRYYDRLGIFKPDYTDPSNGYRYYHISQFFYLDIIKYLKSIQTPLEEIKQIILNTPQDMRNFLQQQETVIENEFKKLQDAKCILEKKKRQLNEQLEICGKERGKVYYRTIKEERVLIMPTVSLTPYNGRPGLYVRKLANVLEEKGCIIDNQYGYIFPLKSYKDTPINYEFIYTSVSEESLNIEAPMTLDTITSGDYVCIAFDRTENNNEYNHYYQMLYHYIESNNIQTEGKVYEVSLPTNYSSLKEEAFLIELRVKRIHQ, encoded by the coding sequence ATGAACGAACATTTTTCAATCGGGGAAACTGCGAAGCTGAACAATATTTCTATTCAAACATTGCGGTACTATGATAGGCTAGGAATTTTTAAACCGGATTATACTGATCCGAGTAATGGATATAGATACTATCATATTAGTCAATTCTTTTATCTTGATATTATAAAATATTTAAAAAGCATACAAACTCCATTAGAAGAAATTAAACAGATTATCCTAAATACACCGCAAGATATGCGAAACTTTCTACAACAGCAAGAGACTGTAATTGAAAATGAGTTTAAAAAATTGCAAGATGCAAAATGCATATTAGAGAAGAAAAAACGTCAACTAAACGAACAGTTAGAAATTTGCGGGAAAGAAAGAGGAAAAGTCTATTACCGTACGATAAAAGAAGAACGGGTTTTAATTATGCCTACAGTTTCACTCACTCCTTATAATGGTCGTCCAGGTCTTTATGTTAGAAAGTTGGCTAACGTATTAGAAGAGAAGGGATGTATCATAGATAATCAGTATGGATATATCTTTCCTTTGAAATCATATAAAGATACTCCCATTAACTATGAGTTTATTTATACATCAGTATCAGAAGAAAGTCTAAATATAGAAGCACCAATGACCCTAGATACAATTACCTCAGGAGATTATGTTTGTATTGCATTTGATAGAACAGAGAATAATAATGAGTACAATCATTATTATCAAATGCTCTATCATTATATTGAATCTAATAATATTCAAACCGAGGGGAAGGTTTATGAAGTTTCTCTTCCTACAAATTATAGTTCATTAAAAGAAGAGGCATTTCTTATTGAATTGAGAGTAAAAAGAATACATCAGTAA
- a CDS encoding MurR/RpiR family transcriptional regulator, translated as MLIEQLENKIEFTSSEIQIANYILEHALESVELTAEELGKRSYTSKATVLRFCKKLGISSYNEFRRKLELEIVEKERLIQILEKEPFNKNSSVKEIVNIVPSVYDKSITNTKMMLNYNSLNRVINQLKKADKIDIYGQGITYSCATAAMFKFLSIGIECSAQTGINEHYIMATKKYKNRVAIIVSFTGGNPAMIKTAKYLKGVGTYIIGIGGAESDNLKKECNEYIEINSKQLIMSMEVLTPFISITYIFDLLFSALLISDFDNNLEYALDVIDYEKRKEKDNF; from the coding sequence ATGCTTATTGAACAATTGGAAAATAAAATAGAATTTACTTCTTCTGAAATACAAATAGCGAATTATATTCTTGAACACGCCTTAGAATCGGTTGAATTAACTGCTGAAGAACTTGGTAAGAGATCGTATACCAGCAAGGCCACTGTTCTTCGGTTTTGTAAAAAGTTAGGAATTTCTAGCTATAATGAATTCCGTCGAAAACTAGAACTTGAAATAGTTGAAAAGGAAAGACTAATTCAAATTCTAGAAAAGGAACCTTTTAATAAAAACAGTTCGGTTAAGGAGATAGTAAATATTGTTCCTTCTGTGTATGACAAATCAATTACTAACACTAAAATGATGTTAAATTATAACTCATTAAATAGAGTTATCAATCAATTAAAAAAAGCAGATAAAATAGATATTTATGGTCAGGGAATAACGTATAGTTGCGCAACAGCTGCTATGTTTAAGTTTCTTTCTATCGGTATTGAGTGTTCAGCACAAACAGGTATTAATGAACATTACATAATGGCTACTAAAAAATATAAAAATAGGGTGGCGATAATTGTATCTTTTACAGGCGGGAATCCTGCCATGATTAAAACTGCAAAATATCTTAAGGGAGTAGGAACCTATATTATTGGAATCGGCGGTGCTGAGTCCGATAACTTGAAAAAGGAATGTAATGAATATATAGAGATAAATTCAAAACAGCTTATCATGAGTATGGAGGTGCTGACACCATTCATTTCCATTACTTACATCTTTGATCTTTTGTTCTCTGCACTTTTAATCTCTGATTTTGACAACAATTTAGAATATGCCTTAGACGTTATTGATTATGAAAAGAGAAAAGAAAAAGATAACTTTTAA
- a CDS encoding ester cyclase, which translates to MNILENNKEIVRKFITEALPTNDVDYVRQVVSKDAVTHRAGFAALYEATGDAIPKKGNFLEWMTEGWAVLHGALSEQKVEMNSIVAEGNKVIAQFHYYVTHKDTFVGMPATYKRIEWDEVGIFEFNEDGQITDMWYMCEEIKLAMEIGFKLEK; encoded by the coding sequence TTGAATATACTAGAGAATAATAAAGAAATTGTTAGAAAATTTATTACTGAGGCTTTACCAACTAACGATGTAGATTACGTTCGTCAAGTTGTATCAAAGGATGCTGTTACCCATAGAGCTGGCTTTGCCGCACTTTATGAAGCTACAGGTGATGCAATTCCGAAAAAAGGAAACTTCTTAGAGTGGATGACAGAAGGTTGGGCTGTACTGCACGGTGCATTGAGTGAGCAAAAGGTGGAAATGAACTCCATTGTTGCAGAAGGAAATAAAGTCATTGCACAATTCCATTATTATGTAACTCATAAAGATACATTCGTTGGAATGCCTGCTACTTATAAAAGAATAGAGTGGGATGAGGTGGGTATCTTTGAATTTAATGAAGATGGACAAATAACTGATATGTGGTATATGTGTGAAGAAATCAAATTGGCAATGGAAATAGGCTTTAAGCTAGAAAAATAA